One region of Capillibacterium thermochitinicola genomic DNA includes:
- the mihF gene encoding integration host factor, actinobacterial type gives MPLPKLTLEEKKQALKKAQQVRSERAKIRQDLKAGRTGIREILEQVDNDVIAKMRVAYLLESLPRIGKVRTRKIMNEIGIDETRRIQGLGSRQKQALLERFGNQ, from the coding sequence ATGCCGCTTCCAAAGCTGACGTTAGAAGAGAAAAAACAAGCATTAAAAAAGGCACAGCAGGTTCGGAGTGAACGGGCCAAAATTCGTCAGGACTTAAAAGCAGGGCGGACCGGAATCCGTGAAATTCTGGAGCAGGTGGACAATGATGTCATCGCGAAAATGCGGGTTGCCTATTTGCTGGAGTCTTTACCGCGGATTGGGAAGGTTCGCACCCGCAAGATCATGAATGAGATTGGGATCGACGAGACCAGAAGAATCCAAGGGTTAGGATCCCGGCAGAAGCAGGCTTTGCTAGAGCGTTTTGGTAACCAGTAA
- the def gene encoding peptide deformylase — protein sequence MVLPILTEPNPLLRQKAKPVKKITKRIKKLTQNMLETMYAADGVGLAGPQVGVSERIIVIDVGDGPIVLVNPEIVSATGEERDVEGCLSIPGRNGYVTRAAKVKVAGVDLEGRRVELVGEGLLARAFQHEIDHLDGILFIDYLSPEAEGAGR from the coding sequence ATGGTTTTACCGATTCTTACCGAACCCAATCCGCTTTTGCGCCAAAAGGCCAAGCCGGTCAAGAAGATTACGAAAAGGATAAAAAAACTGACCCAGAACATGCTGGAAACGATGTACGCGGCGGATGGGGTCGGGCTGGCCGGTCCCCAGGTGGGTGTAAGCGAGCGGATCATTGTGATCGATGTGGGGGACGGCCCGATTGTCTTAGTCAATCCGGAGATTGTCAGTGCTACAGGCGAGGAGCGGGACGTGGAAGGTTGTTTGAGTATTCCCGGCCGGAACGGCTATGTGACCAGAGCGGCCAAAGTAAAGGTGGCCGGGGTAGATCTGGAAGGGCGTCGGGTTGAGCTGGTGGGTGAAGGCCTCCTTGCCCGGGCGTTTCAACATGAGATTGACCACTTGGACGGGATTTTGTTCATCGACTACCTGTCGCCGGAAGCGGAGGGAGCAGGAAGATGA
- the gmk gene encoding guanylate kinase, producing the protein MEGLLFVLSGPSGVGKNTVLKEVLAKRPDLTYSISATTRPPRGQEVDGVNYYFLTEEQFLAERQQNGFLEWAEIYGHYYGTPKKQVLALLQKGQHVILDVDIQGAAQIRQNYANAVLIFLYPPSIAELIRRLRERNTEDEEAIRKRLAYIEKELAAVEFYDYVVVNDRLDEACMRVESIINAEEVRVTRGYWKRLLNP; encoded by the coding sequence ATGGAAGGCTTACTTTTTGTGCTTTCAGGTCCGTCCGGAGTGGGAAAAAATACCGTTTTAAAGGAAGTGCTGGCCAAGCGTCCCGATCTGACCTATTCAATCTCAGCCACGACCCGTCCGCCGCGGGGGCAGGAAGTCGACGGGGTAAATTATTACTTTCTAACAGAAGAGCAGTTTTTAGCGGAGCGTCAGCAGAACGGGTTTTTAGAGTGGGCGGAGATTTATGGTCATTACTACGGTACCCCCAAAAAGCAGGTTCTGGCTCTGCTTCAGAAGGGACAACATGTCATTTTGGATGTGGACATTCAAGGTGCTGCTCAGATCCGGCAAAACTACGCCAATGCGGTCTTGATCTTCCTCTATCCACCCTCGATTGCCGAACTAATCCGGCGGTTGCGAGAGAGGAACACCGAAGATGAAGAGGCGATCAGGAAAAGGTTGGCCTATATTGAAAAGGAGTTAGCCGCGGTAGAGTTCTATGATTATGTTGTAGTTAATGACCGTTTAGATGAAGCATGTATGCGGGTGGAATCGATCATTAACGCCGAAGAAGTTAGAGTGACGCGCGGGTACTGGAAGCGGTTGCTTAACCCTTGA
- a CDS encoding zinc metallopeptidase — protein MFFPFYDPTYILLIPAIILAVYAQIKVQSTFDHYSRVRASSGVTGAQVARALLDKNNLTDVVVEITPGRLTDHYDPRTKRLRLSAENYHGTSLAALGVAAHETGHAIQHAQEYIPLNLRNAIFPVASFGSSLAFPLFFIGLWFGRGGTFLMDLGILLFTFAVLFQVITLPVEFNASGRALRMLESEGYLMRGGEVAGARKVLSAAALTYLAATAMALLQLLRLVLLRGARRDD, from the coding sequence ATGTTTTTCCCCTTTTACGACCCCACCTATATCCTGCTTATTCCAGCGATTATTCTGGCGGTTTATGCGCAGATCAAAGTGCAATCCACTTTTGACCACTATTCACGGGTCCGGGCCAGCTCCGGCGTAACCGGCGCTCAAGTGGCCCGCGCTTTGCTGGATAAAAACAACCTGACCGATGTGGTGGTGGAGATCACCCCGGGGCGCTTGACCGACCATTACGATCCGAGAACAAAGCGGTTGCGCCTTTCGGCCGAAAACTACCACGGGACGTCGCTGGCGGCCTTAGGCGTGGCGGCCCACGAAACCGGCCATGCGATCCAGCACGCCCAGGAGTACATTCCCCTGAATCTTAGGAATGCCATCTTCCCGGTGGCCAGTTTTGGTTCGAGTCTGGCTTTCCCCCTGTTTTTCATCGGCCTCTGGTTTGGCCGGGGCGGAACTTTCTTAATGGACCTGGGCATTCTGCTGTTTACCTTTGCCGTTCTCTTCCAGGTGATTACCTTGCCGGTGGAATTTAACGCCAGCGGACGGGCCCTTCGGATGCTGGAGAGCGAAGGTTATTTAATGCGCGGCGGCGAAGTGGCCGGTGCCCGTAAAGTCTTAAGTGCCGCGGCTTTAACCTATTTGGCGGCGACGGCAATGGCTTTGCTCCAACTCTTGCGCCTCGTCCTGCTGCGTGGAGCCCGGCGAGATGATTAA
- the fmt gene encoding methionyl-tRNA formyltransferase yields the protein MRVVFMGTPEFAAVSLRSLLAAGHQVVGVVTQPDRPRGRGMKLSPSPVKQLAMEHNLPVVQPERLPDAEVMVLLAETRPEVIVVVAYGLKIPPVILNYPPHGCVNVHASLLPKYRGASPIQAVLLNGETITGVTTMRMDEGWDTGDLLLSRQVPIDPDENFGSLHDRLAVVGGEVLLETLAGLAAGTVQPVPQNHAEATYVPKLTEEDLVLVWTDSTMALHNRIRAFSPVPGARTFLHGEILKVWAARPGQGWYGLEGARPGTIGAVTKEEGGGLPVRTGDGVLLLTEIQSPGKKRLPVLQFVAGNPLTPGIILG from the coding sequence ATGAGAGTGGTTTTTATGGGCACCCCGGAGTTTGCGGCGGTTTCCCTCCGGAGTTTACTGGCGGCCGGACACCAGGTGGTGGGGGTGGTCACGCAACCGGACCGTCCCCGCGGGCGGGGGATGAAACTGTCCCCCTCACCGGTAAAGCAGTTGGCAATGGAGCATAACCTACCGGTCGTCCAACCGGAGCGGCTTCCCGATGCTGAAGTAATGGTTTTGCTTGCGGAGACCCGTCCCGAAGTAATTGTGGTGGTGGCCTACGGTTTAAAGATTCCACCTGTGATTTTGAACTATCCGCCGCACGGGTGTGTGAACGTCCATGCTTCCCTTCTCCCCAAATACCGGGGGGCATCCCCGATTCAGGCCGTCCTCTTGAACGGGGAGACAATCACCGGGGTTACCACGATGCGGATGGATGAAGGTTGGGATACGGGTGATCTGTTGCTTAGTCGGCAAGTCCCGATTGACCCGGACGAAAACTTCGGTTCCCTCCATGACCGCCTGGCGGTGGTGGGGGGCGAAGTTTTGCTGGAAACCCTGGCTGGTCTGGCTGCGGGTACGGTACAGCCGGTCCCCCAGAACCATGCGGAAGCGACCTATGTTCCGAAGTTAACCGAGGAAGATCTGGTTTTGGTGTGGACGGATTCAACGATGGCACTCCATAACCGGATCCGGGCGTTTTCGCCTGTTCCCGGGGCTCGTACTTTTTTGCACGGGGAAATTTTGAAGGTTTGGGCGGCCCGACCGGGACAAGGCTGGTATGGTTTGGAAGGAGCCCGGCCCGGGACGATCGGGGCGGTGACCAAGGAAGAGGGGGGAGGACTGCCGGTCCGGACCGGGGACGGGGTTTTGTTACTGACGGAGATCCAGAGCCCGGGGAAGAAACGCCTCCCTGTCCTGCAGTTTGTGGCCGGGAATCCTTTAACGCCCGGGATAATTCTTGGTTAA
- the ilvE gene encoding branched-chain-amino-acid transaminase: MEIYIDGKFYPKDQAKVSVFDHGLLYGDGIFEGTRAYNGRIFEFDAHIDRLYNSAKAIALEIPMTKEEMKAAHLETLRRNQLTDAYIRTVVTRGVGDLGLDPRKCERPTVIIIADRISLYPPEFYEKGLKIITVPTRRNLPETVNPMIKSLNYLNNILAKIEANLSGAAEAIMLNQEGYIAECTGDNIFLIKGKTLATPPASFGALKGITRGRVMALAAEIGLEVVEMALTRYDVYVADECFLTGTAAEVIPVVEVDGRKIGDGKPGVYSKQLKEAFHRYAMENGTPIYE; this comes from the coding sequence TTGGAAATCTACATTGATGGGAAATTTTATCCAAAGGATCAAGCAAAGGTGTCCGTTTTTGACCACGGGCTCCTTTACGGGGACGGGATCTTTGAAGGAACGCGTGCCTACAACGGACGTATTTTTGAATTTGACGCCCATATTGACCGCTTGTATAATTCGGCAAAAGCGATCGCCCTCGAAATCCCGATGACGAAAGAAGAGATGAAGGCGGCTCATTTGGAGACGTTAAGAAGAAACCAATTGACCGACGCCTATATCCGGACGGTGGTCACCCGCGGGGTGGGCGATCTTGGTTTGGACCCGCGCAAATGTGAGCGGCCAACGGTGATTATTATCGCCGACCGGATCAGCCTGTACCCGCCGGAATTCTACGAAAAAGGGCTGAAGATTATCACGGTTCCCACGCGCCGCAATTTGCCGGAAACGGTTAATCCGATGATCAAATCCCTTAACTACCTTAATAATATCCTGGCCAAGATCGAGGCGAATCTGAGCGGCGCAGCGGAAGCGATCATGCTTAACCAAGAGGGTTACATTGCCGAGTGTACCGGTGACAATATTTTTCTGATCAAAGGAAAAACGCTGGCCACCCCGCCGGCCTCCTTCGGCGCCTTAAAGGGAATTACCCGGGGCCGGGTGATGGCACTGGCGGCCGAGATCGGGCTCGAGGTAGTTGAAATGGCGTTGACCCGTTACGATGTTTATGTGGCCGACGAGTGTTTCCTCACCGGGACGGCCGCCGAAGTGATTCCTGTGGTTGAGGTGGATGGACGGAAGATCGGCGACGGGAAACCGGGCGTCTATTCCAAGCAGTTGAAAGAGGCTTTCCACCGGTACGCCATGGAAAACGGGACTCCGATTTACGAGTAA
- the rpoZ gene encoding DNA-directed RNA polymerase subunit omega, which produces MITPSLEELLARVDNRYTLVVTAAKRARQLINESGPNKDGTIGAVSTALEEILQGKIVPVQKPYSSV; this is translated from the coding sequence ATGATTACACCATCTTTGGAAGAGCTCTTGGCAAGGGTCGACAACAGATACACTCTTGTTGTAACCGCTGCCAAACGTGCCCGCCAGCTTATCAATGAAAGCGGTCCGAATAAAGACGGGACAATCGGAGCCGTTTCGACCGCTTTGGAAGAAATTCTGCAGGGAAAAATCGTTCCCGTACAGAAACCCTATAGTAGTGTGTAA
- a CDS encoding S1C family serine protease, producing MGKLAQRYQKLLTLLFVIIATSITTSAVLLTFNDRKDKPTPTPAANPSTEPLQIQQAAFSFGSNDTSWENAIINVHKKVAPAVVYIDTERTVRTSPIIPEFFRDFFGPGFFDFYGQREYKQQGTGSGFLIRPDGYIVTNYHVIQNAEKITVNLKGGKKYDAKVVGSDRKYDLAILKIDAKNLPYLEMGDSDRLQIGQWVVAVGNPYGLHETVTIGIISALNRSISNSKEEGYLIQTDAAINPGNSGGPLVNLKGEVIGINEAILSNAQNIGFAIPIKILKDNLDDLINQGKITHEKSTVPWLGIYMQDVNEDMTEYFKLPFKTGVYVGRVVEGSPADKAGLLPQDIITQVNQKPVKSGDELADMIQKMKVGETISLLVWRNNQFKKIDVTLEAKPEDQR from the coding sequence ATGGGAAAACTCGCTCAACGTTACCAAAAACTATTAACCTTATTATTTGTGATTATTGCCACTTCGATTACTACTTCCGCGGTCTTGCTGACTTTTAACGACAGGAAAGACAAGCCTACCCCCACTCCCGCCGCCAACCCCAGTACAGAACCGCTTCAGATCCAACAAGCTGCTTTTAGTTTCGGATCCAACGATACCTCCTGGGAAAATGCGATTATAAATGTACACAAAAAAGTAGCGCCTGCCGTCGTCTACATCGACACCGAGCGGACCGTGCGGACCAGTCCGATCATTCCCGAGTTTTTCCGGGATTTCTTCGGCCCTGGGTTCTTTGATTTCTACGGCCAACGGGAATACAAACAACAAGGAACCGGATCCGGTTTTCTGATTCGCCCGGATGGTTACATCGTCACCAATTATCATGTGATCCAAAACGCGGAAAAAATAACCGTCAACCTGAAAGGCGGCAAAAAATACGACGCCAAGGTCGTAGGCTCGGACCGCAAATATGACTTGGCCATTCTTAAGATCGACGCGAAAAACCTTCCTTATTTAGAGATGGGTGACTCCGATCGCCTGCAGATCGGACAGTGGGTGGTGGCCGTCGGCAACCCCTATGGTTTGCACGAAACGGTAACCATCGGCATTATCAGCGCGCTAAACCGTTCCATCTCCAACAGTAAAGAGGAGGGTTATCTGATCCAGACCGATGCCGCCATCAACCCCGGTAACAGCGGCGGCCCCCTGGTCAACCTGAAAGGGGAAGTTATTGGAATTAATGAGGCAATCCTTTCCAACGCCCAAAACATTGGTTTTGCGATCCCCATTAAAATCCTGAAAGACAATCTGGACGACCTGATTAACCAAGGCAAAATCACCCATGAAAAATCAACCGTACCCTGGCTGGGCATTTATATGCAGGACGTTAACGAAGACATGACGGAATATTTCAAATTACCCTTTAAGACCGGTGTTTATGTCGGCCGCGTGGTGGAAGGCTCTCCTGCCGATAAAGCCGGGCTTCTCCCGCAGGATATTATTACCCAAGTAAACCAAAAGCCGGTTAAGTCCGGTGATGAGTTGGCCGATATGATCCAAAAAATGAAAGTCGGTGAAACCATCTCCCTTCTGGTCTGGCGAAACAACCAGTTTAAAAAGATCGATGTCACCCTGGAAGCGAAGCCGGAAGACCAAAGGTAA
- a CDS encoding YicC/YloC family endoribonuclease — translation MPYSMTGYGRFKLEDDPNYLVSVEARSVNHRFFDLSVHLPKNYSWLEESINKQVRPLIRRGKIDLYVAIEERPENCSCRLAIDRKVLADYLRELNQVRKEFRLAGKVGIEQILQIPDLFVKKEEINEEALEKAVLTAVEGAVQQLLAMRRREGENLAADLKERIQRLGQMIGEIERAAAALPDLYREKLTKAAHDLLADVEIDEHRLAMEVLFYVERSSITEELTRFKSHLEQFLSTLEDPGSIGKTLDFICQELNREINTIAAKASELTISRYIVEVKSEIENIREQVQNIE, via the coding sequence ATGCCTTATAGTATGACGGGCTACGGCAGGTTTAAATTGGAGGACGATCCCAACTACCTCGTTTCTGTTGAAGCCCGCAGTGTTAACCATCGATTTTTTGATCTTTCGGTTCATTTGCCGAAGAATTATTCTTGGTTGGAAGAGAGTATCAATAAGCAGGTTCGCCCGTTGATACGACGGGGAAAGATCGATCTTTACGTGGCCATTGAGGAGCGCCCGGAAAACTGCAGTTGTCGGCTGGCCATTGACCGAAAGGTGCTGGCCGACTATTTGCGCGAACTGAATCAGGTCCGGAAGGAATTCCGCCTTGCCGGGAAAGTCGGGATCGAACAGATTTTGCAAATTCCTGATCTCTTTGTGAAAAAAGAAGAAATAAACGAAGAAGCGCTGGAAAAAGCGGTTCTGACAGCAGTGGAAGGAGCCGTGCAACAGCTTTTGGCGATGCGCCGCCGCGAAGGGGAGAACCTGGCGGCCGATCTGAAAGAGCGTATTCAACGCTTGGGCCAGATGATTGGAGAGATTGAGCGTGCGGCTGCGGCCTTACCCGACCTTTACCGGGAGAAGTTAACCAAAGCAGCCCACGATTTATTGGCCGACGTTGAAATCGATGAACACCGGTTGGCCATGGAGGTTCTTTTTTATGTTGAACGCTCGTCCATTACCGAAGAGCTGACTCGCTTTAAAAGCCATCTGGAGCAGTTTTTATCAACCCTGGAGGATCCGGGGTCAATTGGGAAAACGCTTGACTTTATTTGTCAGGAATTGAACCGCGAGATTAACACAATTGCGGCTAAAGCCAGTGAGTTAACCATCTCCCGTTATATCGTGGAGGTTAAGAGTGAAATTGAAAACATAAGAGAACAAGTTCAAAATATTGAATAG
- the priA gene encoding primosomal protein N' has translation MNPGRYVQACVNLPELPDDRLYDYHIPADWPFIPSPGSRVLVPFAGRRAEAIVWGCQEPTYPETIKDVLAVLDDTPLLTPDQMSLIDWLAMRYFCRRQDLLHLFLPPGLKARTEKCWRLTGEPAKMTALLDRLPLPPEVLQDLRKALAGLAEEYTPLPKLPTEFKPYLNQFVEQGFIKICWRPQKPAVNFKTVQAYTLAPEFSRAAADRLTAKQQKVVAFLADQTTPVSTKEILAATGVTASVLTALCQRGYLTKTTLTLERNPFRQPAVPQPVPELNAEQAQALAQIRAALHRGETAAFLLHGVTGSGKTEVYLQAIAEALKLGKDAIFLVPEIALTPQTVERVRARFGETVAVMHSSLSEGERFEQWWKMKNGEVKVVVGARSAVFAPLPNLGLIIVDEEHEFTYKQEEVPRYHAKEVAYELCRRNKGVLVLGSATPSLESVYAREKGELIGLTLTQRVLGRPLPRVQVVDLRQEFKARRFTVLSPVLKDEIAKRLQRREQVIILLNRRGFATFILCRECGQVLKCSACDVTLTYHRKPNVLRCHYCDYQMVPPDRCPHCQSHYIRYFGHGTQRLEEELTTEFPHARVARMDLDTTSRKGSHEQIYRQLVRREIDILLGTQMVAKGLDLPNVTLVGIVAADAGLNLPDFRAAERTYQLLTQAAGRAGRGSEAGLVVVQTYNPEHYSIKALVAQEEAAFYRQELAYREAANYPPFTHLIRVLFSGPDQHAVVKAAQKWTSLLQMALAKLALPPATMEIIGPQPALIEKIKNKFRWHTLLKTKELVLAERLLPRVVQALNRERRQGVRIIIDENPYSVL, from the coding sequence ATGAATCCCGGTCGTTACGTTCAGGCTTGTGTTAACCTACCGGAATTACCGGATGATCGTTTATATGATTATCATATCCCCGCCGACTGGCCGTTCATTCCATCCCCGGGCAGCCGCGTTTTGGTGCCTTTTGCCGGGCGCCGCGCGGAAGCGATCGTTTGGGGATGTCAAGAACCGACTTATCCGGAGACGATCAAAGACGTCCTGGCGGTGTTGGACGATACACCTTTGCTTACGCCGGACCAAATGTCCCTCATTGACTGGCTGGCCATGCGTTATTTCTGCCGCCGGCAGGATCTGCTCCATCTGTTTTTACCGCCCGGGCTGAAGGCCCGGACGGAGAAATGCTGGCGATTGACGGGAGAACCGGCTAAGATGACGGCATTGCTCGACCGCCTGCCCCTTCCGCCGGAGGTGCTTCAGGATTTGCGGAAAGCGTTGGCCGGGCTGGCCGAGGAATATACGCCCCTGCCCAAGCTGCCAACCGAGTTTAAACCCTATTTAAACCAGTTTGTGGAGCAGGGTTTCATCAAAATATGTTGGCGACCGCAAAAACCGGCGGTCAACTTTAAAACGGTTCAGGCCTATACTTTAGCCCCGGAGTTTTCCCGGGCTGCGGCTGACCGGTTGACCGCCAAGCAACAGAAAGTGGTGGCTTTCCTGGCGGACCAAACCACTCCGGTGAGCACGAAGGAGATTCTGGCGGCGACCGGGGTTACGGCCAGCGTCTTAACGGCCTTGTGCCAAAGGGGATACCTGACCAAAACAACTTTGACCTTGGAGCGCAACCCCTTCCGGCAACCGGCGGTCCCCCAACCGGTGCCGGAGCTCAACGCCGAGCAGGCGCAGGCCTTGGCGCAGATCCGTGCCGCTTTGCACCGGGGAGAAACGGCCGCCTTTCTTTTGCACGGGGTGACCGGAAGCGGCAAGACCGAGGTTTATTTACAGGCAATTGCGGAAGCCCTTAAGCTGGGCAAGGATGCTATTTTCCTGGTTCCCGAGATCGCGTTGACCCCGCAAACCGTGGAACGGGTCCGGGCCCGGTTCGGCGAAACGGTGGCGGTTATGCACAGCAGCTTGTCCGAGGGCGAACGGTTCGAACAGTGGTGGAAGATGAAAAACGGTGAGGTTAAGGTGGTGGTGGGGGCCCGCTCGGCCGTTTTTGCACCCCTGCCCAACTTAGGCCTGATCATTGTCGATGAGGAGCATGAGTTCACTTATAAACAGGAAGAGGTGCCCCGTTATCATGCGAAAGAAGTGGCCTATGAGCTTTGCCGGCGGAACAAGGGTGTGCTGGTGCTGGGGAGTGCCACTCCTTCCCTGGAAAGTGTTTATGCCCGGGAAAAGGGAGAACTGATCGGATTGACCCTGACCCAAAGGGTGCTCGGCCGTCCGTTGCCCCGGGTCCAGGTGGTCGATTTGCGCCAAGAGTTTAAAGCCCGGCGCTTCACCGTGCTCTCACCCGTCTTGAAGGACGAGATCGCCAAGCGGCTCCAGCGCCGGGAACAAGTGATCATCCTCTTGAACCGCCGGGGATTTGCCACTTTTATTCTTTGCCGCGAATGCGGGCAGGTTTTAAAATGCTCCGCTTGTGATGTGACGCTTACTTATCACCGGAAACCGAATGTGCTGCGCTGTCATTACTGCGACTACCAAATGGTTCCCCCGGACCGTTGTCCCCACTGTCAAAGCCATTATATCCGTTATTTTGGCCATGGCACTCAGCGGTTGGAAGAGGAATTAACCACCGAATTTCCCCACGCCCGGGTCGCGCGGATGGATCTGGACACGACCAGCCGGAAAGGGAGTCATGAACAGATCTACCGGCAATTGGTCCGGCGGGAGATTGACATTTTGTTGGGAACGCAAATGGTGGCCAAGGGTTTGGACCTGCCCAACGTGACCTTGGTGGGTATCGTCGCCGCCGATGCGGGGCTAAATCTTCCGGATTTTCGCGCGGCGGAGCGGACTTACCAGCTCTTAACCCAGGCGGCGGGCCGCGCGGGACGGGGGAGCGAGGCCGGTTTGGTTGTGGTGCAGACCTATAATCCCGAACATTACAGTATCAAGGCCCTTGTCGCCCAGGAGGAGGCGGCCTTCTACCGGCAGGAGCTTGCTTACCGGGAAGCAGCCAATTACCCGCCTTTTACCCACCTGATCCGGGTGCTCTTTTCCGGACCAGACCAGCACGCAGTGGTCAAAGCCGCTCAGAAGTGGACATCCCTTTTGCAGATGGCGCTCGCGAAATTGGCGCTCCCGCCCGCAACCATGGAAATAATCGGGCCGCAGCCGGCCTTGATTGAAAAAATAAAGAACAAGTTTCGTTGGCATACTTTGCTGAAAACCAAAGAACTGGTCCTGGCTGAGCGCTTATTACCCCGGGTCGTCCAAGCCCTGAATCGTGAGCGGCGCCAGGGCGTCCGTATTATCATCGACGAAAATCCCTATTCCGTGTTATAA
- the remA gene encoding extracellular matrix/biofilm regulator RemA, producing MDIKLINIGFGNMVAANRIVAIVSPESAPIKRIIQESRERGTLIDATYGRRTRAVIIVDSLHVILSAVQPETVAHRLNSKEAANTDPEE from the coding sequence ATGGATATCAAATTGATCAATATAGGTTTTGGCAATATGGTTGCGGCCAACCGAATTGTGGCGATCGTGAGCCCCGAGTCGGCGCCAATTAAACGGATTATCCAGGAGAGCCGCGAGCGGGGGACCCTGATTGATGCCACATACGGGAGAAGAACGAGGGCCGTAATTATTGTGGACAGCCTCCACGTCATCCTTTCCGCAGTACAACCTGAAACTGTTGCGCACCGTTTAAATTCTAAGGAAGCAGCAAATACTGATCCAGAGGAGTAA
- the rsmB gene encoding 16S rRNA (cytosine(967)-C(5))-methyltransferase RsmB codes for MIKKTSGRRLALDALLAIAEEGAYANRILNSLFTKEQPDEKEKRLATELVLGTLRHRSRLDFLLNRLLTKELSGLPVAIREVLRLSLYQLIFTNHPAYAVVNEAVALTKAGKYRGLSRLVNGVLRNYLRRQQELEQALPDFAQDPVGHLTIVHSHPRWLVERWIRRWGEEMTHRLVEANNAPAPLSVRTNTLRINRDELLAAMTKAGIEAEPVPTIPEAIRVKSGQELTSNPLWTEGYFYIQDEASMLVAHLLAPEPGMVIADLCAAPGGKTTHLAQLMNNLGRIYALDQFEHKTALIAENARRLGIGIIEPLTTDARCWRPAEPVDGILLDAPCTGTGVIRRRPDIRWRRQPDDLAQLVPLQQELLNHAASLLRPGGRLVYSTCSLEREENEEQITRFLAAHPEFRVDLPANFAVDFPADRLAEGFLIMPRVDGPDGFFMTRLVKS; via the coding sequence ATGATTAAAAAAACTTCCGGGCGCAGGCTCGCCCTCGACGCTTTGCTTGCCATTGCGGAAGAAGGGGCTTATGCCAACCGGATCTTGAACTCCCTCTTTACCAAGGAACAACCGGACGAAAAGGAAAAACGGTTGGCGACCGAACTGGTCTTGGGGACCCTCCGTCACCGGAGTAGGCTTGATTTTCTTTTGAACCGGTTACTCACGAAAGAACTTTCCGGATTGCCCGTGGCTATCCGGGAAGTTCTTCGCTTATCCCTTTATCAACTGATCTTTACCAATCACCCGGCCTATGCGGTGGTCAATGAAGCCGTCGCTCTAACGAAAGCGGGTAAGTACCGGGGGTTGTCCCGCTTGGTCAACGGGGTCCTCCGGAATTATCTGCGGCGGCAGCAAGAACTGGAACAGGCTTTACCCGACTTTGCCCAAGACCCAGTGGGTCACTTGACGATTGTTCATTCTCACCCCCGCTGGTTGGTTGAGCGGTGGATCCGGCGCTGGGGTGAGGAAATGACCCATCGTTTGGTCGAAGCCAACAATGCACCCGCCCCCTTAAGTGTACGGACCAACACTTTACGCATTAACCGGGACGAGTTATTGGCAGCCATGACCAAGGCGGGAATCGAGGCGGAGCCGGTGCCGACGATCCCGGAAGCGATCCGCGTAAAAAGCGGACAGGAACTCACCAGTAATCCCTTGTGGACGGAGGGATATTTTTATATCCAGGACGAAGCTTCGATGTTGGTGGCCCACCTTTTGGCACCGGAACCCGGGATGGTGATCGCCGATTTATGTGCGGCACCGGGGGGAAAAACCACGCATCTGGCGCAATTAATGAACAATCTTGGCCGGATTTATGCGCTGGACCAGTTTGAACATAAAACCGCCTTGATTGCGGAGAACGCGCGCCGGCTCGGGATTGGGATCATAGAGCCGCTGACGACCGATGCCCGGTGTTGGCGTCCGGCGGAACCGGTTGACGGTATTCTGTTGGATGCACCCTGTACGGGAACGGGTGTTATCCGCCGCCGTCCGGATATTCGCTGGCGGCGCCAGCCGGACGATCTGGCTCAGTTGGTCCCCCTCCAACAGGAATTGTTAAACCACGCCGCATCCCTATTGCGGCCGGGTGGGCGGTTGGTCTACAGTACCTGTTCGTTGGAGCGCGAAGAGAACGAGGAACAGATCACCCGTTTTTTAGCGGCGCACCCCGAATTCCGGGTGGATCTGCCCGCCAACTTTGCCGTCGACTTTCCGGCAGACCGGCTGGCGGAAGGTTTTTTAATCATGCCGCGGGTGGACGGGCCGGACGGCTTTTTTATGACCCGTTTGGTTAAATCATGA